ACCATGGATAGTCGTCAACCGCCAACCGAGGCTTTACGTTTTGAGTGACCAAAACCAATATGAATGAGGAAACGGATGGGACTGGTCAAAGCAAGCATCAAGGTGGAGCACAACCCGAGAGTGGAATTCGTCGTCCTCTTCAATCCGGAGGAATACACCCTCAACCAGGATAATAACTTTGCTTCGCAAACGATTCCCGGGCTTTCATCGCCTTTGTTGCAATTTGTCAACGGCAACCTGCGCACGCTGGACATGGAGTTGTTCTTTGACACGTATGATAATGCCACCTTGCCCAAGCCGGACGTGCGGGACATCACCAACCGCTTCATCAAGCTGATGGAGATCGATCCGGAGCTGCATGCTCCGCCGGTGCTGAGATTTTCCTGGGCGTCTTTGCAATTTCGCTGTGTGTTGGCGAAGGCGACGCAGAAATTCATCCTGTTCTGGGACGATGGCCGGCCGGTGCGCGCCCGCTTGACTGTCACGTTCAATGAATATGTCGATCTTGAGCGCGAAGCCAAAAGAGTCAGCCGCCGCTCGGCCGATTTCAGCAAAGTGCACATTGTGACCCAGGGGGAAACCCTGAGCGGCATTGCCGGCAAGTTTTACGAAAATCCGCAAATGTGGCGCCCCCTTGCCATCGCGAATGGTATTTCCGATCCTCGCTTCCTCGCGGTGGGGCAGCCGCTGCGAATCCCGGCACTTCCGTTTATTGATCCGGAAAGCGGGGAGGTGATGCGCTGAGATGGCACGGTATCCGCACTATGCGCCGGAGTTCAACATTCGGATCGACGGCGCGAATCTTCCGGCGGCGCTGCGCGCTTCGGTGATGAGCGTGAGCTACACCGACGGCATCGAAGGCGCCGATCGCGTGGAGGTAACGTTTGCCAACCCGGACTTGCGCTGGCTGGATCATCCGCTCCTGCAGGCGGACAATTCGTTTTCGTTATCCATCGGCTATGCGCCGGATCCATTGGAGGAAGTTTTCGTCGGTGAGATTACCGGCGTTGAGCCCTCTTTTCCGAGCAACGGCATGCCGACGATCAAGATTGCTGCTCATGATTTTTTGCAGAGGCTGACCACCGCCACCAAAGATCGAGCTTTTATGCTGAGACTTCCTTGCATTGGCAATTTTCCACTCCCGGATCCTGCAGTGGCAGCGTTGGTCGCGGGCACGAATTTGTTGGTCCCAGTTCTCGACCCGGTGGGCTCAGCGTTATCCTTTTTGACGTTGTTGATTGCCTATGCCATCGATCCCCTCGAGGCCAAAAGGGCTGTTCGTTTGCAACAAGGCGAAAGTGATTTTGATTTTCTCAGCAAAATTGCCAAAGAGAATGGCTGGGAGATGTACATCGATCATACCTTGGAGCCCAGAGGGCACATGCTGCGATTTAAATTTATGCTGCCGGAGTACTCGCCCTTGGTGACGCTGAAGCGGGGCGGATCCCTGATGGACTTCACGCCACGGCTCAGCACCGTGGGGCAAGTGGCAGGAGTGTCGACGCGCGTTTGGCTGCCGAGCATCAAGTTGGAGCTGGTGATCGTCCTGTCGTGGAATTTTGATCGCGCGGCTTTTGAGCTCATGATCTTTCCCGGCCTCGGCAGCTTGCAGGAATTGCTTGGCGGACAAGCCCAGAGCATTCTTAAGATCGACGCGGGGGGGCCGGCGCTGGCTCCCCGAAAGATTCTCAGCGAGCTGCTGCCACGACTAAATAACCGGCTCACCGGCAGCGGCAGCACGATCGGCAATCCCAAAATCAAGGCGGGTGAAGTCATCAATCTCGAAGGCTTGGGCCACCAGTTCAGCGGTTTCTATCGAATCACCTCGGCCATCCATTCATTTGATGGCAGCGGTTACAAAACCAGTTTTGAGGTTCGCAAAGAAATCTGGTTTGGCTCCATTCCAGTGCCCAAAGGGATTTCCGGTTTGGTGCGGGTGCAGGGACAGACTTTGTCGTGATTGTTCATATCGCAAAGGGAGAAAATAAAGATGCCCATCACCTTGTTTGAAGCCGGCACCCGGCGGGAAGAAGAGCGCAGAAGACCGTCGGTTGTTTCCGGTGTCGTGATCAACAACTGTGATTTGCTGCGGCAGGGGAAAGTGTTGGTGCGCATTCCTTCCCTGGGTGAAGAAGTTTGGGCGCGCGTGGCCTCGTCGGGAGCCGGATCGAGTCGGGGCATCATGTATATCCCGCAGCCGGATGATGAAGTGGTGGTCAACTTTGTCAACGATGATCCCAACGATGCCCAAATCGTCGGCGGCAGTTGGAGTACCCGCGACAGCCCCCCGGTCGCCAGTCCGACGGATTTGCTGGTCAAGCGAAAGATCAAAACCGGCCTGGCCGGCGGCCTGGGGCACGAAGTCGAATTTGACGACGCGCTGCAAACCATCACCATTACCAGCAGCACGAAGCAGAAGATCGCCATCGCTCCGGAGAAAATTGAAATCTCAACTTTGGGTGGCGCGGCGAAGGTTACTTTGAATACGGCAGGCACAATTACCATTGAAGCGGCGCTGAGCCTCGAGCTGAAGGCGAAGGGGATGATCAAGCTGGAGGCGGCAAAAGTTGATATCAATGGCAAAGTGGCGACCAGCATTCAGGGCAAGATCGTGAAGATAAATTAGGAGAAGCATTATGCCAGCAGCAGCTCGAGTCGGCGATATGACCAGTCACGGAACGCCGTTGAGTCCTTCGGGGCCAGGGGGAAGCCCCAATGTACTGATTGGCGGGCAGCCTGCATGGAGGGCAACCGCAGACGTTCATGTGTGTCCCTTGTTCTCTGGCACGGTGCCGCATGTGGGCGGCGTTGTGGTCAAGGGCAGTACGAGCGTCTTCATCAACAATTTGCCTGCGGCCAGGCAGGGCGACACGATCACCGAGGGCGGGGGCGGGCCAAACAACATCGCCGCGGGTTTTCCAATGGTTATTATTGGAGGTTAGTCAAGATGAATGGTCTGCAACCAGATCCGGCGAAAGCCTTCCTCGGCGTCGGCTGGGCCTTTCCGCCAAAATTGGAGGCTGATGGAACCATTGCGGAGGCGGTTTACGAAGAAGACATCCGCCAGGCGATTCGCATCATTTTGGGAACCAATCCCGGCGAGCGCGTGATGCGCCCGGACTTCGGCGCCGGCCTGAACGCCTTCGTCTTCGAGCCGGTGAATACCACCACCATGGCGCTGATCAAAACCCGCGTGGCAGAGGCGCTGATCGACTGGGAGCCCCGCATCGACGTGGAAGAAGTGAAAGTGACCTCCGATGCGGCACAGCGTCACAAATTGCTCATCGA
The window above is part of the candidate division KSB1 bacterium genome. Proteins encoded here:
- a CDS encoding LysM peptidoglycan-binding domain-containing protein: MGLVKASIKVEHNPRVEFVVLFNPEEYTLNQDNNFASQTIPGLSSPLLQFVNGNLRTLDMELFFDTYDNATLPKPDVRDITNRFIKLMEIDPELHAPPVLRFSWASLQFRCVLAKATQKFILFWDDGRPVRARLTVTFNEYVDLEREAKRVSRRSADFSKVHIVTQGETLSGIAGKFYENPQMWRPLAIANGISDPRFLAVGQPLRIPALPFIDPESGEVMR
- a CDS encoding phage baseplate assembly protein V — protein: MPITLFEAGTRREEERRRPSVVSGVVINNCDLLRQGKVLVRIPSLGEEVWARVASSGAGSSRGIMYIPQPDDEVVVNFVNDDPNDAQIVGGSWSTRDSPPVASPTDLLVKRKIKTGLAGGLGHEVEFDDALQTITITSSTKQKIAIAPEKIEISTLGGAAKVTLNTAGTITIEAALSLELKAKGMIKLEAAKVDINGKVATSIQGKIVKIN
- a CDS encoding PAAR domain-containing protein is translated as MPAAARVGDMTSHGTPLSPSGPGGSPNVLIGGQPAWRATADVHVCPLFSGTVPHVGGVVVKGSTSVFINNLPAARQGDTITEGGGGPNNIAAGFPMVIIGG
- a CDS encoding GPW/gp25 family protein, whose amino-acid sequence is MNGLQPDPAKAFLGVGWAFPPKLEADGTIAEAVYEEDIRQAIRIILGTNPGERVMRPDFGAGLNAFVFEPVNTTTMALIKTRVAEALIDWEPRIDVEEVKVTSDAAQRHKLLIDVHYRVRATNVRHNLVYPFYLEEGAAA